One stretch of Excalfactoria chinensis isolate bCotChi1 chromosome 2, bCotChi1.hap2, whole genome shotgun sequence DNA includes these proteins:
- the MYLIP gene encoding E3 ubiquitin-protein ligase MYLIP, with protein sequence MLCYVTRPDAVVMEVEVEAKANGEDCLNQVCRRLGIIEVDYFGLQFTGSKGENLWLNLRNRISQQMDGLAPYRFKLRVKFFVEPHLILQEQTRHMFFLHIKEDLLAGNLQCSSEHAIELSALLAQMKFGDYNQNTAKYNYEELCAKELTTTILESIIAKHKDLEGLSQASAEYQVLQIVTTLENYGVEWHSVRDSEGQKLLIGVGPEGISICKDDFSPINRIAYPVVQMATQSGKNVYLTVTKESGNSVVLLFKMISTRAASGLYRAITETHAFYRCDTVTSAVMMQYSRDLKGHLASLFLNENINLGKKYVFDIKRTSKEVYDHARRALYNAGIVDLVSRSDQTPPSSPLKSSESSMNCDNCEGLSCQQTKALQEKLRKLKESMLCMVCCEEEINSTFCPCGHTVCCKACAAQLQSCPVCRSRVEHVQHVYLPTHTSLLNLTVI encoded by the exons ATGCTGTGCTATGTGACCAGGCCGGACGCAGTGGTGATGGAGGTGGAGGTAGAGGCGAAAGCCAACGGCGAGGACTGCCTCAACCAG GTTTGCAGAAGGTTGGGAATCATAGAAGTTGATTACTTCGGACTGCAGTTCACTGGCAGCAAAGGGGAGAATCTATGGCTGAATCTGAGGAACAGGATTTCCCAGCAGATGGATGGGTTAGCTCCTTATCGGTTTAAATTAAGAGTCAAGTTCTTTGTAGAGCCGCATCTTATCTTACAAGAACAGACAAG ACATATGTTTTTCTTGCATATAAAAGAAGATCTTTTGGCTGGTAATCTTCAGTGTTCTTCAGAGCATGCAATTGAACTTAGTGCGTTGTTGGCTCAGATGAAGTTTGGAGATTATAACCAGAACACTGCCAAGTACAATTACGAAGAGCTATGTGCAAAAGAACTCACCACTACTATTCTGGAGAg CATTATTGCAAAGCACAAGGATCTGGAAGGTTTAAGTCAAGCTTCTGCTGAATACCAGGTTCTACAGATTGTGACAACACTGGAGAACTATGGGGTAGAGTGGCACTCGGTTAGGGACAGTGAAGGGCAAAAGCTCCTTATCGGTGTTGGACCTGAAGGCATATCCATCTGTAAAGATGACTTCAGTCCTATCAACAG gattGCTTATCCTGTTGTTCAGATGGCAACTCAGTCTGGGAAGAATGTGTACCTGACTGTTACTAAGGAGTCTGGTAACAGCGTTGTTCTTCTGTTTAAGATGATCAGTACAAGGGCAGCAAGTGGACTCTACAGAGCAATTACAGAGACCCATGCATTttacag GTGTGACACTGTCACTAGTGCTGTCATGATGCAATATAGTCGAGACTTAAAGGGCCACCTAGCATCTCTGTTCctgaatgaaaacattaatCTTGGGAAAAAGTATGTCTTTGACATAAAAAGAACCTCAAAAGAAGTTTATGATCATGCAAGAAGAGCTCTGTATAATGCTGGCATTGTGGATCTTGTTTCGAGAAGTGACCAAACCCCACCAAGTTCCCCCCTGAAGTCTTCAGAGAGTAGCATGAACTGTGACAATTGTGAGGGTCTTAGCTGCCAACAAACAAAAGCTCTGCAAGAGAAGTTACGGAAGCTAAAGGAGTCCATGCTTTGTATGGTGTGTtgtgaagaggaaataaattcaACCTTTTGTCCCTGTGGCCATACAGTGTGCTGCAAGGCCTGTGCTGCCCAGTTACAG TCATGTCCTGTTTGCAGATCTCGTGTAGAGCATGTCCAGCATGTGTACTTACCAACCCACACTAGTCTTCTCAATCTGACTGTGATATGA